The sequence below is a genomic window from Candidatus Atribacteria bacterium.
TGCTAAAATTTGGAACCTTTGAAAAATAAAATCACGAGATAATTGATTTAAACCTAAATTGAGGATTTAGCTAATGATAAAAAAAGTAATGCAGCTACCTGTATGTGCTCCGAAAGTCGAAGAGTGTATGTTAAAACCGGAATACTGGATAGAAAAAATCGATGATGCAGAAAAACTAATCTTAAGTGACCAAGAGATAATAAAATTCAATAAAAAATCTTTTAGAAAAATGAAATCCAAAGGATTTAAGGAATGGTTATATGATCTGAAAACCTACCCTGAGATAATAACCCGAGAAGAATTATTACATACCATGAAAACCTATTCCTCTGAAGACGGATTCACCCATAAATCTTGTTACGATACCCATGCAAGGAAAATTTCGGAAACGGTCAGGAAGGAAGTGCTAAATCAAGCCAATTTTGATGGAATACCTGATGAAATCAGGGTAGAATGGGGTATGTTAATAAAGAGAGAAAATGTAAGGACTTTCCCAACAGAAACACTATTCGCCGAAGAACCAAAGTTTATCGATTTTGATCTTTTTCAGCTAACTACCCTGCCGACGGGGAGCCCGGTAGTAATTTTGCATCAAAGCAAAAATGGCAACTGGTATTATATTCAAAGTATAATTTATAAAGGATGGATTAAAAGAGAAAACATCGCTCTGGCAAAAAACAAAAAAGAAGTATTTGATTACGTCAATTCAGATAAGTTTTTAATAGTAACCGGGAGCAAAATCGAGACAGAGCCTAATCCTTTCATTAAGCAAATATCCAATATTTTATTTCAAATGGGAGATAAAATCCCTTTAATCGAATTTGATCAAATCCCGGAATCAATTCCGTTAAATAACTTACACGCTCAATCTCCTCAGGGTTGTTATGTAGTAAAAATTCCGGTTAAAGATAAGAAAGGATATCTGGAATTCAAATTAGCATTAGTTGCCCGTTCTAATGATGTCTGTGAAGGTTATCTTCCTTATACCAGGGGAAATATTATAGAACAGGCATTTAAATTATTAGGTGAAAGATACGGATGGAACGGAATGTTCAAAAGAAGAGATTGTGCTCAGTTAGTGAT
It includes:
- a CDS encoding glycoside hydrolase; translated protein: MIKKVMQLPVCAPKVEECMLKPEYWIEKIDDAEKLILSDQEIIKFNKKSFRKMKSKGFKEWLYDLKTYPEIITREELLHTMKTYSSEDGFTHKSCYDTHARKISETVRKEVLNQANFDGIPDEIRVEWGMLIKRENVRTFPTETLFAEEPKFIDFDLFQLTTLPTGSPVVILHQSKNGNWYYIQSIIYKGWIKRENIALAKNKKEVFDYVNSDKFLIVTGSKIETEPNPFIKQISNILFQMGDKIPLIEFDQIPESIPLNNLHAQSPQGCYVVKIPVKDKKGYLEFKLALVARSNDVCEGYLPYTRGNIIEQAFKLLGERYGWNGMFKRRDCAQLVMNIYQTMNIILPGYTRMQEEGAAGISVRFSGSIKRRESVLNKLQPGEIIHLKGHVVMYLGNAGKNHYIIHAGSGYGIKSEDGKTKPITVHGVFISEVHQLLMSGEKSYLEAFTTAQKLQ